From Triticum urartu cultivar G1812 chromosome 2, Tu2.1, whole genome shotgun sequence, a single genomic window includes:
- the LOC125539551 gene encoding serine/threonine-protein kinase STY13-like: MVKRLRKGGGDRPMASREIDLAKLDIHHRESPGSFGSFCSATYNGRQVLAKVLEWGEDGFMTEAEISTQSEAFRKEVAVWKELKHQSVARFIGASMDTTDRSIPADSGESSAPRDLPERACCVVFEYLYLGSLRRYLYAHRARKIGYKIVVEFALDLANGLSYLHSKNIVHRNVKPESMLLGTEEAVVKIADFGFACVQAKNPEDMTGALGYMAPEVIEGKPYDRKSDVYSFGICLWGIYCCDMPYYPDMSSVEVSFAVVHNNLRPKIPRCCLTRLANIMKRCWDADPDKRPEMKEVVHLLEDLDTTKGGGMIPEGTNPGCFCFFRPRRVGP, translated from the exons ATGGTGAAGCGGCTGCGCAAGGGCGGCGGCGACCGGCCCATGGCGTCCCGGGAGATCGACCTCGCCAAGCTCGACATCCACCACCGGGAATCGCCCGGATCCTTCGGCAGCTTCTGCAGCGCCACCTACAATGGCAGACAGGTCCTAG CTAAAGTATTGGAGTGGGGAGAAGATGGCTTTATGACAGAGGCTGAAATTTCTACTCAGAGCGAAGCATTCAGGAAGGAGGTTGCTGTCTGGAAGGAGCTCAAACACCAAAGTGTTGCAAGG TTCATCGGTGCATCAATGGATACCACTGACCGTAGCATTCCGGCCGATAGCGGCGAGAGCAGTGCACCCAGAGATCTGCCAGAGAGAGCCTGTTGTGTTGTCTTTGAATATCTCTATTTAGGATCACTGAGACGATATCTATATGCTCACAGGGCGAGAAAGATCGGATACAAAATTGTGGTTGAGTTTGCGTTGGATTTGGCCAATGG ACTGAGCTATCTTCACTCGAAAAATATCGTGCATCGGAATGTCAAACCTGAGAGCATGCTTCTTGGCACAGAGGAGGCGGTCGTTAAGATTGCCGACTTTGGCTTCGCCTGTGTGCAGGCTAAGAATCCGGAGGACATGACAGGCGCACTCGGTTACATGGCCCCGGAG GTTATTGAGGGCAAGCCATACGACAGGAAGTCCGATGTTTACAGCTTTGGGATATGCTTGTGGGGGATCTACTGCTGTGACATGCCGTACTATCCAGACATGAGCTCGGTAGAGGTCTCGTTTGCTGTTGTTCACAAT AATCTGCGACCCAAGATCCCACGCTGCTGCCTGACCCGGTTGGCGAACATCATGAAGAGATGCTGGGATGCTGACCCTGATAAGCGGCCCGAGATGAAGGAGGTGGTGCATCTACTGGAGGATCTTGACACGACCAAGGGTGGGGGCATGATCCCGGAAGGGACGAACCCCGggtgcttctgctttttcagacccCGGCGTGTAGGTCCATAG